A stretch of DNA from Microbacterium sp. LWS13-1.2:
CGGATGCCTCGAATCGAGGCATCCGGAATCATCCCCTTAAGGAGCAATCATGGCCAGCGAACGTCAGGCCCGGCTGGGCGACCGTATTCGTGTGATCCTCGCTGAACGGCTCGAGAAGGGCCTGCGCGACCCGCGGCTCGGATTCGTGACCATCACCGATGTGAAGGTGACCGGCGACCTCCAGCACGCCTCCGTGTTCTACACGGTGCTCGGCTCGCCCGAGGAGCGCGAAGGATCCGCCGCGGCGCTGAAGTCCGCGACCGGGATGCTGCGCTCGGAGGTGGGCAAGCACCTCAACGTGCGTCTCACCCCCTCGCTCGAGTTCATCCCCGACGCGATCCCCGAGAACGCCGGCCACATCGCCGATCTGCTGCGCGAGGCGCAGGAGCGGGATGCCGCCGTGGCAGGTCTCGCCTCGTCGGCGACGTACGCCGGCGAAGCCGACCCCTACGTCAAGCCGCGCGAGCTCGACGGCGAGGACTGACTCCTCGCCGCCACAGACACGCCGTGACCGGTCCGCCGGTCGCGGCGTCTGTCGTTGCGCCGGCTCGATGCCCAGGCCCAGTGCTCTGAGCCGCCTGCCCGGTACGAGTGCTCAGAGCGGCAGACGCAAGAGACCGTCGGACGCCTCGGCGAGCCCGTCGGCGATGAGCGAGTCGATGGCACGGTCGCGCTGGAGCGGGTC
This window harbors:
- the rbfA gene encoding 30S ribosome-binding factor RbfA; amino-acid sequence: MASERQARLGDRIRVILAERLEKGLRDPRLGFVTITDVKVTGDLQHASVFYTVLGSPEEREGSAAALKSATGMLRSEVGKHLNVRLTPSLEFIPDAIPENAGHIADLLREAQERDAAVAGLASSATYAGEADPYVKPRELDGED